In Chaetodon trifascialis isolate fChaTrf1 chromosome 8, fChaTrf1.hap1, whole genome shotgun sequence, the DNA window AATCAGTATGAATGAAAATCCTCATCGGAGGACCTACCGCTTCCTTTAGATCCAGAATTGACCTGGAAATTGcgaaaaaaaatgtttttaatatttcaatttTGAAAACGCCGGTAGCTCGGTTATTGAAGTTTCAACTGGCATACAAATGTACCCTGCAATGCAATTCAAATCCCACACATCATTTCATAGTTTCCATTAAAATGACAGAGAACAGGGTAACTTATtacgttagctaacatttattAATCATTATTTCATATCATAACAATAAATACTCGCCAGTCCTGTCAGTTATTACCAAGGAATTGATACAAACTGAGCAGACATGAATTATTAACCGAAGGGTACCTGAGCGTCTCCATGTCCATGATCTCCGCTCATGGtcaggttgttttttgtttggaaAGCAGGTGAAGTTATCacagcagccagctgttcaGGATGCGAAGCTCAGGGAACCCTCACTGACACACTGGAATGGAGTCCCAACATTTACCGACTGCGCATGCGCACACCAACAGTCAACCTTGCGTGGTCCAGCATCAGAATGCCAAGCCAGTGAAGGCAGAGTGGATGGACTTCTGCTTTAATAAAATATTCGTTATTTTATTACAGAAATACAGGATATGTGTTTCTGGTCCATATTTAGCAGAGTGAAAAACATCCATCTCCCAGAGCATCATGtgcttttgtttatcttcaCCTAAATGTAGTCCTGACTACATCACACTCTACCTCCTACTAGTGCAGATCAATAAATAATATAGTACATTAATGCAGTTCTGTGGCAAAAAAATAAGCTGAGACTTGATCAACAACCTTGTGGTGATACAGGAATCATTTTACACAGCTTCACGGAACAAAAGCAGTAGAaaatttaattcagttttacaACATAATTATACAATCATAACGAGCTCCATTTTCAGTCTTCATATGATTAATCCAGCATTTAATATAAaaagcacattcacacaaatacatactgtatgcacacattCTAACTACAATCTCACATAATAGCGTGGACAAAAACAATAGCATAATTCTTTTCAAAACAATCTGTACAAGGTTTCTTCCTCCAGCCAAAATTCAGAATCTGGGACAGAGAAACCAATATATCGACTGATTCACAGcgggaaacacaaacatttacagtacagttcACAGGCTATTTAGACTTCCTTCGTTTGGCCTGGGTGGGGCTGGCTCCAGTTTCTGTTATAAcaaaaaaagtataaaagtgTATTAAGGAAAAAGTAGTAATGCCATGTGTATAGCTTAGGTGTAGTGATAGACAATCTGTTTTTCTGAAGCTGCTCGCATGTTTGAAGTTACCTTTTACAGCAGCGCTGGTTCCAGGCCTGGCTGATCTCTTCCTAATGCCACTGTCCGCTACtggctcctcctccacctccttctctgcCCGGGAGCTGCGTCTGCTCGGTCCCTTGGGCttctccacagcagctctggGAGGACCAGatagaaaaacaacaaacaacaaggAAGGAAGGACAACACAGGGTTGTGTTAGCAATGATGCAAGGGTTTGAGTTAACTCTGCGCTACTCAGAGAAAGATATAATACCACTCAGgactctgctgtttttcctcgTCTACCACAGATACTGTCCGTCTTCATCCCGACAGCATCCACTACGTTGACATGATCACTGCTTGTGTCTTTGCAGCACAAACATGTTAAAATACATACCTTGGGACTAAGTTGATGGgcgtctttcttttctttgcccATCTGTGATAGAAGTGGAAAAACAGCGGTAAACTATAAACTGTGCTGAAAAAACATGGCTTCACTTCCCCACCATATTATGACAATCCCCAGGAAAAGAGATGTGGCCATAAAGCTCAGTGGAGTGGTACGATTTGCTTCGTGATAGGCTGTTCTGGTTTAAAATTCTGACATGCATTAGTATATGTATATTGTTGCATGCTAATCATACATACCAAGTGCTGAGGCCACGTGGCTCATTGTTTTCACCATGTACCCCCTTGGCCAACCAAATGAACTCCCTGAGTTTCAGTAGAGTTAGAAATGTCTAAGCATTTCTCCTTCAAGAGCACAGGTCTCAAGACTAGGCCGACTTTTCAGAGATCAATAGTAGGGGACAGCTTAACAGACCCCACCGCATGAAACATTACACATCTAATCAACAATACAGACCTTAAAAGAACACAAATGTTATGAGGAAGCTTACCCCGGCTCAGAACCTGTAGAGACCTCTTCACCTgaacaggacaaaaacaagagtTATGTCCATGCCACATAGTTCCAAGTGACACGTGAGATCATAtcaaattattttctgtttaaaataaaagcatttttcttgAGACAACGATGGTCACACTTACCCGTCTTCTCACTGGCAGCAGGTTCTTGCGACTGTGGGACTTCCTGTTGAACAGGTGCTGGGGAAAAAAGGATTGAATAGTTCAACTGACAAATTGGATATGTACAATAAATTATTAATAAGGAATATGTACCACTAACTGCTCCACTAAAACCATAAAAAGAGTGGCGAGGTAGGGTGTTGAGCAGAAGGCTTGCTCTCCTCCACTAACATAAAGTATAGTGGCCAGAATATGGTCATTTTCCTGTTCACTTGAGATATGGATACACAGGCAATAATTCTTTTGCACacacttgtgtgtttacctgggGTGGGTTCAGCaggtgctgcagctggcagcacaGGGGGCTCCATAGGTGGGGGGTCAGACTGAGGTGGCAGAACTCCGCTGGGGTTAGCAACTGGAGAGGACGTAGTAGGGGGAACCTCCTGAACAGGTCCGGGTCCAGCAACAATTGGAACAATGGACGGTATGGGACTTTGCACAGGAGGAACCGTAGAGAGCAAGGCAGCAGAAGAGAGACCTGTGGTAGTACCAACTACAGTGATAATTGGAGCTTGAGAAGTTACAGCCTGGGCTGGGCTTGAGACTGAAGCTGGTGCAGGCACTGGAGCCTGGGTAACAATCTGAGTAGAAACAGCAACTTGGCCAGGCACTGGGATTGGAGAGGAGACTGCAGGCAGAGTAAAGCTGTTTGGAGCACCAGCAGCAACAGTAGTTTGGGGAGCCAGTGCTTCAATCTGAATGGCAGGACAAGCAGAAGGATGAAAAACCTGTGGTGGCGCAGACCCAATGGGTCCCTGTGCAGGCCTTTCTACAGGACTCTGCTGGGAGTCAGCTGTACCAGTGACAGCTGCAGAAGCCTGTGGAGGTTTACTTTTCACCTGGGTAGTGGGAGGTGGAGACATGGGACTCTTTCGAATGGTGTTAACAACCCCAGGACtagagcagggaggaggagctgcCAGAGGTGGCTGAAAGGGAGAAGATGCTGAAGGACTTGGATGGGGAGATGGCTGCTGGACTGGGGGACTGTTTTTCTGAGCAGAACCTGCCTCCCCTGTAATTTCTGTTTTGAGGGCTACTGTGTTAATTTGCTGAGGAGCTGGTACGGTGCTaacagctgcagatgaggacaTACTTGTGGCAATCTGGACCTGTCCAGCAGCACTTCTGGCAGGCTGAGTGCTGGTCATGTTAGCCCCTGACGACTGGGTGGAGCTAGGGGCAGGGGAAAGTTGGATGTTTGTAGTGGATACCTGGATAGGCCCCATCATGGTGACTGACTGTGACACCACTGAGGTATTGGGGGCCACAGATGCACCTGGGACCTGGAAAATTGGGTTGATAAATACAGGAGTGGTGGTGATAAACTGAGGAGGTCTGGGGACAGGGGTCTGCTGTCGGATATCCTGAGGCCTAATGTTCTTGTTGGGGACAGCTACCATGGTGGAGACCATAGATGTGGGTACCTGGGGAGTGGGGGCAGAAGTGATTGGGTTAGAGGTCACAAACACAGTGATCTGGTTGGGGGAAATGGTGGTAGAAGAGGCAGGGATCTGTATGACTGAGTGAACACTTGTCACAGGTTTAGGACTAGGACTTGGTTTTAGAGCTGAAATGGCTGGGTTTAGAGCAGAGTTGGAGTTAGAACTGGTACTAACAGTTGAGGCAAGACTGCTCTGACAGCAAGTGACTGCATTAGGGCTTACACTCGTGGTGGCATTAGTGTTAATACTGAGGGTGGAGCAGAGGCTAGCTGTTGGGATTACTTTTGGACTGGAATTGATACCAACACTGGAGTTGGGGTTTTGGTTGAGGCTGGGGGTAGTCACAGAGTTCACATTTGTGCTCGGGTACGAGCTGGGTATTGAAGCAGGCTGCAAATTAGGACTGCTGGTAGGGATTGGGACAGCAGGTTTGGGTTTAGCTTCTGATTCATTTATAGTGGCAGTTGTAGTGGCAGATGATGACATATCTGTACTCTGGGAATTACTGTGGAGTGGTCTCTCGGGATCCAAAGCAGACTTGGGGCTGTCTTTACCCATAACATCCCTAACAGTATTACTCTGTATGGGCCGAAGAGGCATGTTTGAGATACCCGTGTTATCCAGTAACTGGTTGAGGGAAGTTGGAGCTGTCCTGAGAGTAGGTGAGACCTCAGAGTCCTGCATAGGCGCTGCCTGGGCTGGCTGCCTATCAAGAGTGCCAGCCTGCTGTTCCAAGTCAGGTTTAGGCTGCTGGGGTGCTGGAAAACGAGGACTTGCCATTCTGGGAGCTGATAACTCCCTCAAAGGCTGTGGCAGAGTTTGAGGCTGAGGCATCTGTCGCTGTTCTGCTATCATCATTCCCTGACTATCCTTGACTCCCTCAACAGGGTTACCTTGTGTCCCATGGAAGGGACTCGGGGTCTGCTGTGCCTCCATGCCCCCACTCACTTGTGAAGGCACAGATACTGGACTTGGGGGTACTGAGGTAGGGCTTACCATCATGGTTTGCCCCTGAGGGTTGACCAACTGTTGCTGGGGGGGAGGGCAGCTGATGGCCATCTTTGTCCCCTTTTGTCTCCCTGGACTTGGTGTGGCTGACTTGCGGCTAGAGGCTGGACTTGACCTCCGACTATTGCTAGGACTTGCCCTCTTACCCTGCCCTCCAGGCTGCTTGTCCTGTTTAGCACCTGAACCTCCTGCTACAGTGCCAGTAGAGAAAGGCTGTTGATTACTGTTAGTGTTATTTCCACCCGCActgccattgttgttgttgcctgGTAGAGTTAGGCTAGGAGGAGCCTGCCCAATGGCTTTCAGAGTTGTTGGGTTAAGACCTTGCTGGTCAAATCCCCTGTTTAGGTTGGGCTGCCTGGGAGGCAGAGGAATGTTGATTTTGGGAGGAAACAGGCCTGCAATGGAGGCATTTAGCCTCTCAGGTGAAAGGTTGATTTCAGAGGGCTCAGTACTGGGTGGACGATTAGTTGGGGTGAGGGGGTGGTGGTATGGCCTGGGGCTGGCTCTGTTGGGGGTTTTGGGCCTGGAGCTCTGTGAGGTTGTGGGGACACTGGGGAAATGAAGACCAGGTAAGGCACCTCCTTGTTGAGGCTGAGTCGGTAACTGTTGCTGGGGACTGGCTCCAGTGTGCTGGGGCATTGGTGATGCACCAGGGCCTTGCTTCATCATATGAGTGTTGGAGCCCTGATTGGCCATCATCTGCTGGGTCCCATTGCCAGGTTGTACCCCAATTTCTGAGCCACCGGGCCTGTCCTGCTTCGGGTGGGCCCCTGCAGGGGACTCTTCAGATCCAGTGCCTTGGGGACCCTGTCCTACATCGGGATGCGACATTCTTCGTGCAGTGCTTGCAAGCTAGAATGCAGAACGAATACATGCAGCATAGTTTACTCCCAAGAAAATATATGACTATGCACTTCTAAGTGAAATTCATATCACAAGACATGAATGTGAACATCAAGTTTACATATGGCACAGCACTTGGCTCTCACCTGTGGGTTCACCATCAGGGGCATCCCTCTGGCTTTGTCAGGTGATGGTGGTACCCCTCCATGTCCTTGAAGGCTGATCATTACAGGCATGTTCCCTTGCTGTGAGACAGGAAGCCTCTGCATCTCAGGATTGCTCATGCCCCGAGGAGGGAGCTGCCCTCCTGGAGGGATGGACATGCGATTTTTTGCCTGTTCCTGTTGCatcttcagcatcatcatcatctgctgttGTTGCTAAAATACAAAATGGGGTAGGACATTAAGTATGAACGGTAAACTGTTAACGGGTGTGTTATACCAAACACTGTcaatagataataataatacctgctgctgcagatgtggCTGTTGAGgaggttgctgctgctgctgctgctgctgctgctgctgctgctgctgttgctgttgttgttgttgttgttgttgttgttgctgttgttgttgttgttgttgttgttgttgctgcagctgatgaggaTGTATTTGGGGCTGGCCTTGACCTGAAGTCTGTGGCCCTGCCATCCCCTGCTGCCCTTGAGCATTCTGAAGACCCTGCATTTGCATCTGttgcatctgctgctgctgctgctgcatctgctgttgttgttgttgtaattgttgctgctgttgctgtatttgctgctgttgcatttgctgttgcatttgttgctgttgctgtatttgctgttgttgtatctgctgctgttgcatttgctgcatttgttgttgttgctgctgctgctgttgttgctgttgttgttgctgctgttgctgctgctgctgttgctgcataAACTGCATGGGCACCTGCTGCAATACTCGCTGGTCTACAGGTTGTCCAGGGAAGCCTATGAAAATGGTAGTGCGGCATACATGGGCAAAAGAAATACAAGTACAAATTTAGAGAATTACAGTATGCTGTAAAGTTGTTATAACTAAAGAATCAGCAACTGaatgcagattaaaaaaacaaactacgAAAAACTGATTAATTCTACATAATTTACCCGCAGGCCTGTTGGCAAAATCAGGGAGTTTCGGGCCAGAACTGTCCAAGCTCAAACTCTGTTCACCACCTAGATTCGGCAGTTCAGAATCCTCCATGCCTGCAGCTGCATCAAGACtgctaagaaaacaaaaataaatgaataaacagatGAAGCTATAGAgttacacacacagttacacaatTTACCACTACTGTCCATACTGGCAAAAACCAAAACTGTAACAAATACAAATTATTACCCAAGTCCCTCTACTTGCTGttgtccctctccctctttggGCTTCTTCTTACGTGCAGGTTTCTTCTTTTTAGGTTTGGCCTGATTTCCTACACCCGTGCCCTGCTTTCCTCCAGGTCCAAACTGGCTGGCTGAGATATCACTCTGCAGCAGGTTGACTAGCAGTGGGCTAGTCAGTGTTACGTCCTTGCTAACAGGAAAGCCTCCAGGCTGCCCACAGGGTCCCCCCATTGGCATCTGACCTGGGAACTGTGAGTTAAAATTCATGCCATGACCTGCAAAGTGGCCATTTCCCATCTGCATGTGCTGAGGACCCCCCATCAtgccttgctgctgctgtgcctgcaTATCAGGGACCATCTGTTGGACCCCCAAGTCCCCTGTCCCACTATTAGGATCTGCCAAAGGATGTGGTTGTTGTtgagctgcctgctgctgctgctgctgctgctgttgttgttgttgttgttgtaacatggcctgttgctgttgtttctgctgtagctgctgttgctgttgtaacTGTTGTTGAATAAGAGGATGACCAGCAGGGAGTCTCATCTGTTGCCCATGCATGCCCATAGCTTGATTAGGATTGCCAGCAATGGGAACCTGCTGAGGCTGTTGTTGGTTCATTTGctggtgttgctgttgttgttgttgttgctgttgttgctgctgttgtagcTGTTGCTGTTGCAACTGGTGTTGTTGCTGTAACTGCTGTTGTTGGAGTTGAGCtatttgttgctgctgttgtggaGTCATCTGCTGTGGGCCAACCTGGCCCTGGAATGGAGCCAAGTTGCCTGGAACATTTGGAGAAGGGCCACGCATCATCTGGCCGGGCATGACCCCAGCTGGAATCTTGCCTCCAAAAGACTGCTTGTTGCCTTGCATCTGGTTGGCAACCATTTGTTCCATCATGGagttttgttgctgctgttgttgttgttgttgttgttgttgctgttgctgctgctgctgctgttgttgttgttgttgttgctgttgttgttgttgttgttgttgttgctgctgctgctgctgctgctgctgctgctgctgcagaatcaTGGCCTGGTGCCCTTGGCCTCCAACCATCTGACCCTGCCCATGCATCACCCCCTGGCCTTGC includes these proteins:
- the ncoa6 gene encoding nuclear receptor coactivator 6 isoform X2 translates to MAHRRTPPQLSQRTEYLEADNDSDRDSGVGDDAGEDADSCQGSTVTEEDKVNKQDGTEENSWEGEDFTVFVAFQGNMEDLDFTQKLDTILSGIPNMLDMGSERLQPQHVEPWNSVRVTFNIPRDAAERLRLLAQNNQQQLRDLGILSVQIEGEGAINVAVGPNRGQEVRVNGPIGAPGQMRMDVGFPGQPGPGGVRMANPAMVPPGPGMAGQAMVPGSSGQMHPRVPRPPSQTGSDVMDPMMPGMSVQQQQQLQHQQAGPHGSGPMPPQAAHHMQALQAGRPLNPAALQQLQQQHHQHQQAQQQAQLSQLGQRPPFNPSGQMAVPPGWNQLPPGVLQPPSAQGGPTWRKPPPQAQMVQRPPSLATVQTPSHPPPPYPFGSQQAGQVFSAIGQGQLQQQQQTGVGQFAAPQPKGPQAGPGGVTGPPRPPPPLPPTSGPQGNLAAKSPGSSSSPFQQGSPGTPPMMAQRPTTPQVFAQGVGSPGRAALGQQGNMQQGFMGIPQHGQPGAQVHPGMSKRPMGFPTTNFVQGQVSASTPGTPGGGPSQQLQSSQAMAHTGTQASASTPNSMQGPPHAQPNIMGVQSSMAGPPPGTTAGPSMGQQQPGLQTQMMGLQHQAQPVSSSPSQKVQGQGGGQTVLSRPLSQGQRGGMTPPKQMMPQQGQGVMHGQGQMVGGQGHQAMILQQQQQQQQQQQQQQQQQQQQQQQQQQQQQQQQQQQQQQQQQQQQQNSMMEQMVANQMQGNKQSFGGKIPAGVMPGQMMRGPSPNVPGNLAPFQGQVGPQQMTPQQQQQIAQLQQQQLQQQHQLQQQQLQQQQQQQQQQQQQHQQMNQQQPQQVPIAGNPNQAMGMHGQQMRLPAGHPLIQQQLQQQQQLQQKQQQQAMLQQQQQQQQQQQQQQAAQQQPHPLADPNSGTGDLGVQQMVPDMQAQQQQGMMGGPQHMQMGNGHFAGHGMNFNSQFPGQMPMGGPCGQPGGFPVSKDVTLTSPLLVNLLQSDISASQFGPGGKQGTGVGNQAKPKKKKPARKKKPKEGEGQQQVEGLGLDAAAGMEDSELPNLGGEQSLSLDSSGPKLPDFANRPAGFPGQPVDQRVLQQVPMQFMQQQQQQQQQQQQQQQQQQQQQQQMQQMQQQQIQQQQIQQQQQMQQQMQQQQIQQQQQQLQQQQQQMQQQQQQMQQMQMQGLQNAQGQQGMAGPQTSGQGQPQIHPHQLQQQQQQQQQQQQQQQQQQQQQQQQQQQQQQQQQQQQPPQQPHLQQQQQQQMMMMLKMQQEQAKNRMSIPPGGQLPPRGMSNPEMQRLPVSQQGNMPVMISLQGHGGVPPSPDKARGMPLMVNPQLASTARRMSHPDVGQGPQGTGSEESPAGAHPKQDRPGGSEIGVQPGNGTQQMMANQGSNTHMMKQGPGASPMPQHTGASPQQQLPTQPQQGGALPGLHFPSVPTTSQSSRPKTPNRASPRPYHHPLTPTNRPPSTEPSEINLSPERLNASIAGLFPPKINIPLPPRQPNLNRGFDQQGLNPTTLKAIGQAPPSLTLPGNNNNGSAGGNNTNSNQQPFSTGTVAGGSGAKQDKQPGGQGKRASPSNSRRSSPASSRKSATPSPGRQKGTKMAISCPPPQQQLVNPQGQTMMVSPTSVPPSPVSVPSQVSGGMEAQQTPSPFHGTQGNPVEGVKDSQGMMIAEQRQMPQPQTLPQPLRELSAPRMASPRFPAPQQPKPDLEQQAGTLDRQPAQAAPMQDSEVSPTLRTAPTSLNQLLDNTGISNMPLRPIQSNTVRDVMGKDSPKSALDPERPLHSNSQSTDMSSSATTTATINESEAKPKPAVPIPTSSPNLQPASIPSSYPSTNVNSVTTPSLNQNPNSSVGINSSPKVIPTASLCSTLSINTNATTSVSPNAVTCCQSSLASTVSTSSNSNSALNPAISALKPSPSPKPVTSVHSVIQIPASSTTISPNQITVFVTSNPITSAPTPQVPTSMVSTMVAVPNKNIRPQDIRQQTPVPRPPQFITTTPVFINPIFQVPGASVAPNTSVVSQSVTMMGPIQVSTTNIQLSPAPSSTQSSGANMTSTQPARSAAGQVQIATSMSSSAAVSTVPAPQQINTVALKTEITGEAGSAQKNSPPVQQPSPHPSPSASSPFQPPLAAPPPCSSPGVVNTIRKSPMSPPPTTQVKSKPPQASAAVTGTADSQQSPVERPAQGPIGSAPPQVFHPSACPAIQIEALAPQTTVAAGAPNSFTLPAVSSPIPVPGQVAVSTQIVTQAPVPAPASVSSPAQAVTSQAPIITVVGTTTGLSSAALLSTVPPVQSPIPSIVPIVAGPGPVQEVPPTTSSPVANPSGVLPPQSDPPPMEPPVLPAAAPAEPTPAPVQQEVPQSQEPAASEKTGEEVSTGSEPGWAKKRKTPINLVPRAAVEKPKGPSRRSSRAEKEVEEEPVADSGIRKRSARPGTSAAVKETGASPTQAKRRKSK
- the ncoa6 gene encoding nuclear receptor coactivator 6 isoform X1 is translated as MAHRRTPPQLSQRTEYLEADNDSDRDSGVGDDAGEDADSCQGSTVTEEDKVNKQDGTEENSWEGEDFTVFVAFQGNMEDLDFTQKLDTILSGIPNMLDMGSERLQPQHVEPWNSVRVTFNIPRDAAERLRLLAQNNQQQLRDLGILSVQIEGEGAINVAVGPNRGQEVRVNGPIGAPGQMRMDVGFPGQPGPGGVRMANPAMVPPGPGMAGQAMVPGSSGQMHPRVPRPPSQTGSDVMDPMMPGMSVQQQQQLQHQQAGPHGSGPMPPQAAHHMQALQAGRPLNPAALQQLQQQHHQHQQAQQQAQLSQLGQRPPFNPSGQMAVPPGWNQLPPGVLQPPSAQGGPTWRKPPPQAQMVQRPPSLATVQTPSHPPPPYPFGSQQAGQVFSAIGQGQLQQQQQTGVGQFAAPQPKGPQAGPGGVTGPPRPPPPLPPTSGPQGNLAAKSPGSSSSPFQQGSPGTPPMMAQRPTTPQVFAQGVGSPGRAALGQQGNMQQGFMGIPQHGQPGAQVHPGMSKRPMGFPTTNFVQGQVSASTPGTPGGGPSQQLQSSQAMAHTGTQASASTPNSMQGPPHAQPNIMGVQSSMAGPPPGTTAGPSMGQQQPGLQTQMMGLQHQAQPVSSSPSQKVQGQGGGQTVLSRPLSQGQRGGMTPPKQMMPQQGQGVMHGQGQMVGGQGHQAMILQQQQQQQQQQQQQQQQQQQQQQQQQQQQQQQQQQQQQQQQQQQQQNSMMEQMVANQMQGNKQSFGGKIPAGVMPGQMMRGPSPNVPGNLAPFQGQVGPQQMTPQQQQQIAQLQQQQLQQQHQLQQQQLQQQQQQQQQQQQQHQQMNQQQPQQVPIAGNPNQAMGMHGQQMRLPAGHPLIQQQLQQQQQLQQKQQQQAMLQQQQQQQQQQQQQQAAQQQPHPLADPNSGTGDLGVQQMVPDMQAQQQQGMMGGPQHMQMGNGHFAGHGMNFNSQFPGQMPMGGPCGQPGGFPVSKDVTLTSPLLVNLLQSDISASQFGPGGKQGTGVGNQAKPKKKKPARKKKPKEGEGQQQVEGLGSLDAAAGMEDSELPNLGGEQSLSLDSSGPKLPDFANRPAGFPGQPVDQRVLQQVPMQFMQQQQQQQQQQQQQQQQQQQQQQQMQQMQQQQIQQQQIQQQQQMQQQMQQQQIQQQQQQLQQQQQQMQQQQQQMQQMQMQGLQNAQGQQGMAGPQTSGQGQPQIHPHQLQQQQQQQQQQQQQQQQQQQQQQQQQQQQQQQQQQQQPPQQPHLQQQQQQQMMMMLKMQQEQAKNRMSIPPGGQLPPRGMSNPEMQRLPVSQQGNMPVMISLQGHGGVPPSPDKARGMPLMVNPQLASTARRMSHPDVGQGPQGTGSEESPAGAHPKQDRPGGSEIGVQPGNGTQQMMANQGSNTHMMKQGPGASPMPQHTGASPQQQLPTQPQQGGALPGLHFPSVPTTSQSSRPKTPNRASPRPYHHPLTPTNRPPSTEPSEINLSPERLNASIAGLFPPKINIPLPPRQPNLNRGFDQQGLNPTTLKAIGQAPPSLTLPGNNNNGSAGGNNTNSNQQPFSTGTVAGGSGAKQDKQPGGQGKRASPSNSRRSSPASSRKSATPSPGRQKGTKMAISCPPPQQQLVNPQGQTMMVSPTSVPPSPVSVPSQVSGGMEAQQTPSPFHGTQGNPVEGVKDSQGMMIAEQRQMPQPQTLPQPLRELSAPRMASPRFPAPQQPKPDLEQQAGTLDRQPAQAAPMQDSEVSPTLRTAPTSLNQLLDNTGISNMPLRPIQSNTVRDVMGKDSPKSALDPERPLHSNSQSTDMSSSATTTATINESEAKPKPAVPIPTSSPNLQPASIPSSYPSTNVNSVTTPSLNQNPNSSVGINSSPKVIPTASLCSTLSINTNATTSVSPNAVTCCQSSLASTVSTSSNSNSALNPAISALKPSPSPKPVTSVHSVIQIPASSTTISPNQITVFVTSNPITSAPTPQVPTSMVSTMVAVPNKNIRPQDIRQQTPVPRPPQFITTTPVFINPIFQVPGASVAPNTSVVSQSVTMMGPIQVSTTNIQLSPAPSSTQSSGANMTSTQPARSAAGQVQIATSMSSSAAVSTVPAPQQINTVALKTEITGEAGSAQKNSPPVQQPSPHPSPSASSPFQPPLAAPPPCSSPGVVNTIRKSPMSPPPTTQVKSKPPQASAAVTGTADSQQSPVERPAQGPIGSAPPQVFHPSACPAIQIEALAPQTTVAAGAPNSFTLPAVSSPIPVPGQVAVSTQIVTQAPVPAPASVSSPAQAVTSQAPIITVVGTTTGLSSAALLSTVPPVQSPIPSIVPIVAGPGPVQEVPPTTSSPVANPSGVLPPQSDPPPMEPPVLPAAAPAEPTPAPVQQEVPQSQEPAASEKTGEEVSTGSEPGWAKKRKTPINLVPRAAVEKPKGPSRRSSRAEKEVEEEPVADSGIRKRSARPGTSAAVKETGASPTQAKRRKSK